A stretch of the Flavobacterium aquiphilum genome encodes the following:
- a CDS encoding helix-turn-helix domain-containing protein, translating into MTHYKTISELFKANGFSPPENPLLGVLTFEQAEDCPFVEKEFTMAFYGISYNKFETGTLSYGKTKYDHDNGSMAFVKPHQKIKMANLKNAEKGFLLYIHEAFLFNSNLYSEIKKYGYFDYEVNEALHLSPKEEGIIWDLFNKIESEYYNNQDDFSRDIMITHIDSILKYSQRFYKRQFLNRAVLSGTTVSKFTNVLTAYFENGSFQKNGLPTVKYMAGQLNLSPRYLSDLLKQETGKTALEHIHIALVMEAKNLLMSTTKTVAETAYQLGFENAPYFSRLFKKEVGQTPTEYREHFLN; encoded by the coding sequence ATGACACATTATAAAACCATAAGTGAATTATTTAAAGCTAACGGATTCTCGCCACCAGAAAATCCGTTATTGGGGGTATTAACTTTTGAACAAGCCGAAGATTGCCCCTTTGTAGAAAAAGAGTTTACAATGGCATTTTATGGCATTTCATATAATAAATTTGAAACAGGTACTCTTTCTTATGGCAAAACTAAATATGACCACGACAATGGCTCAATGGCATTTGTAAAGCCTCATCAGAAAATAAAAATGGCTAATTTAAAAAATGCTGAAAAAGGATTTTTGCTCTATATTCACGAGGCTTTTTTATTCAATTCTAATCTTTATTCCGAAATAAAAAAATACGGATATTTTGATTACGAAGTAAACGAAGCCCTTCATTTATCACCAAAAGAGGAGGGAATTATTTGGGACTTATTCAATAAAATAGAATCAGAATATTACAATAATCAGGATGATTTTAGTAGAGATATAATGATTACTCATATCGATTCTATATTGAAATATTCGCAGCGGTTTTACAAACGGCAATTTTTAAACAGAGCAGTTCTTTCAGGCACAACGGTTTCAAAATTTACAAATGTTTTGACTGCATATTTTGAAAATGGAAGTTTTCAAAAAAACGGTTTGCCAACCGTAAAATATATGGCCGGACAATTAAACTTATCGCCAAGGTATTTGAGCGATTTACTGAAACAGGAAACAGGCAAAACAGCTTTGGAACACATACACATTGCATTGGTTATGGAAGCCAAAAATTTACTAATGAGTACCACTAAAACCGTAGCAGAAACAGCCTATCAATTGGGCTTTGAAAATGCTCCGTATTTTTCAAGATTGTTTAAAAAAGAAGTAGGACAAACGCCCACCGAATACAGAGAACATTTTTTGAATTAA
- a CDS encoding MmcQ/YjbR family DNA-binding protein: MNVEDFRKYCLSLNGVTEKMPFGKATSQYDRNLLVFSIGDKWFCLVNIEVFDFCVLKSEPDLIEELRIQYDSIRPGYHMNHKHWISVYFNTDLDDKNILKLVKESYQLVLESLPKKEQAKYL, from the coding sequence ATGAATGTTGAGGATTTTAGAAAATATTGTCTATCTCTAAATGGTGTGACTGAAAAAATGCCATTTGGAAAAGCAACAAGTCAATACGATCGTAATTTACTTGTCTTTTCTATTGGTGATAAATGGTTTTGCCTTGTAAATATTGAGGTTTTTGACTTCTGCGTTCTAAAATCAGAACCCGATTTAATTGAAGAATTACGCATTCAATACGACAGCATCCGCCCCGGCTATCATATGAATCACAAACATTGGATTTCAGTATATTTCAATACAGATTTAGATGATAAAAATATCCTAAAACTTGTTAAGGAATCTTATCAGTTAGTGTTAGAATCGCTTCCAAAAAAGGAACAGGCAAAATATCTTTAA
- a CDS encoding SDR family NAD(P)-dependent oxidoreductase, translating into MGKLKNKVAIVTGSSKGIGAGIAKAFANEGAKVVVNYASSKEEAEKIVKAIIESGGTAIAVQGDVSKEADVKRLFEETEKAFGVLDILVNNAAYQGYTPIEQVTVESFHQHFNVNVLGAILTIQSSLKLFGDKGGNVINISSGASKMPLPTASLYSSTKAALDAVTIALSKELGAKNIRINSILPGATETEGSTNAGVTKGSEYEKLFVAHTPLGRRGQPEDIAKAAVFLASDDAAWITGEQISVSGGMFGF; encoded by the coding sequence ATGGGTAAATTAAAAAACAAAGTAGCGATAGTTACAGGTTCATCAAAAGGAATTGGTGCGGGAATTGCAAAAGCATTTGCCAACGAAGGTGCAAAGGTTGTTGTAAATTATGCTTCAAGTAAAGAAGAGGCAGAAAAAATAGTAAAAGCCATAATTGAAAGTGGCGGAACTGCCATTGCGGTGCAAGGTGATGTATCAAAAGAAGCCGATGTAAAAAGGCTGTTTGAAGAAACAGAAAAAGCGTTTGGCGTATTGGATATTTTGGTAAACAACGCAGCATATCAAGGTTACACGCCTATTGAGCAAGTAACAGTAGAAAGTTTCCATCAGCATTTCAACGTAAATGTTTTGGGTGCTATCCTTACTATTCAATCATCGTTAAAACTGTTTGGTGACAAAGGCGGAAATGTAATCAACATTAGTTCAGGTGCAAGCAAAATGCCACTTCCAACAGCTTCGTTATATTCTTCCACCAAAGCAGCATTAGATGCCGTAACCATCGCTTTGTCAAAAGAATTGGGGGCAAAAAACATTCGTATCAATTCTATTCTGCCTGGTGCAACGGAAACGGAGGGTTCTACAAACGCTGGTGTCACAAAAGGCAGTGAGTATGAAAAATTATTTGTTGCCCATACACCGCTTGGTCGAAGAGGGCAACCCGAAGACATCGCAAAAGCGGCTGTATTTCTTGCTTCCGATGATGCGGCTTGGATTACAGGCGAACAAATTTCTGTTTCAGGAGGTATGTTTGGCTTTTAA
- a CDS encoding SDR family oxidoreductase: MSFTDKNVLITGGSTGIGFATAQAFINAGASVWITGRSADNLKKAAEKINSPKLKTVVSDTSNLAGIEVLEKAVAESGNKVDVLFLNAGIAVFAPIEFATEADFDAQFNTNVKGYFFTLQKFIPHLKDGASVVFTSSNAAHLSNINVSAYSATKSAVNTIAKVAANELAERKIRVNIVTPGPTDTGVLAKVGMPKDIEKQVTEQIIASTAVKRMGLPEEIANVVLFLASDKADFITGNEFLVDGGMTNYATK; the protein is encoded by the coding sequence ATGAGTTTTACAGACAAAAACGTATTAATTACAGGCGGAAGCACAGGTATAGGATTTGCAACCGCACAAGCTTTTATCAACGCAGGTGCAAGCGTTTGGATAACAGGAAGAAGTGCCGACAACCTGAAAAAAGCGGCTGAAAAAATCAACAGCCCAAAACTGAAAACAGTCGTTTCCGATACATCAAACTTGGCAGGAATTGAAGTTTTAGAAAAAGCAGTTGCCGAAAGTGGAAACAAAGTGGACGTTCTTTTCCTAAACGCAGGAATTGCGGTTTTTGCACCAATTGAATTTGCAACAGAAGCAGATTTTGATGCACAATTCAACACCAATGTAAAAGGGTATTTCTTTACGTTGCAAAAATTCATACCGCATTTAAAAGACGGTGCTTCGGTTGTGTTCACTTCATCAAACGCAGCACATTTGTCAAACATAAATGTTAGTGCTTATTCTGCAACAAAATCTGCGGTAAACACTATTGCCAAAGTTGCGGCTAATGAATTGGCAGAAAGAAAAATCCGTGTAAACATTGTTACACCCGGTCCTACAGACACAGGCGTTTTGGCAAAAGTAGGTATGCCTAAAGATATTGAAAAGCAAGTTACAGAACAAATCATTGCTTCTACTGCGGTTAAAAGAATGGGACTACCCGAAGAAATCGCAAACGTGGTGCTGTTCTTGGCTTCTGACAAAGCCGATTTCATTACAGGCAACGAATTTTTAGTGGATGGTGGAATGACCAACTACGCAACAAAATAA
- a CDS encoding winged helix-turn-helix transcriptional regulator yields MITTTTKTKEKRVECVNAILPVKDALDVLSGRWKLPILIALSFGNKRFKEISKDVQGITDKVLSKELKELETNKLITRTVYDTFPPTVEYAATEHGHSLFNVIAALREWGIKHRGKIIGK; encoded by the coding sequence ATGATAACAACTACAACAAAAACAAAAGAAAAGCGGGTGGAATGCGTTAATGCAATTCTTCCAGTAAAAGATGCATTGGATGTGCTAAGTGGTAGGTGGAAACTGCCTATACTTATTGCGTTGAGTTTTGGAAACAAACGTTTTAAGGAAATCTCAAAAGATGTTCAGGGCATTACGGATAAAGTGCTGTCCAAAGAGTTGAAAGAATTAGAAACTAATAAATTGATTACCCGAACTGTTTACGATACTTTTCCGCCAACGGTAGAATATGCCGCCACCGAACACGGACATTCCCTGTTTAATGTTATTGCAGCATTAAGAGAATGGGGTATTAAGCATAGAGGAAAAATTATTGGGAAATAG
- a CDS encoding helix-turn-helix domain-containing protein, producing MATRQINKNAEIVFSCSGSTRNNTEMIAEEHCVVRVLSGELKVIQLNKTYVFGLGETLLFPRNQLSTLIKSDKDGLPYRAIVVKLTQDVLRAFYEQKKLQATLVSKTDYIIPLSQSPLLDSFFASILPYFDLNYKLPQELSELKIQESITVLRSINKDIDNILSDFSEPHKINLVEFMERNYMFNMPIEKFGYLTGRSLTTFKRDFKKAFNTTPQKWITQKRLELARFQITEKKRKPIDIYYEVGFENLSHFSFAFKKQFGKSPTEFLNNNLR from the coding sequence ATGGCAACAAGACAAATCAATAAAAACGCTGAAATTGTTTTCAGCTGCAGCGGATCTACTCGAAACAATACCGAAATGATTGCGGAGGAACATTGTGTTGTTCGGGTGTTGTCGGGCGAATTAAAAGTTATTCAGTTAAATAAAACCTATGTTTTTGGGTTGGGCGAAACGCTTCTATTTCCAAGAAATCAACTATCTACCTTAATAAAATCCGATAAAGACGGCTTGCCTTACAGAGCCATTGTGGTAAAACTGACGCAGGATGTTTTAAGGGCATTTTACGAACAAAAAAAACTGCAAGCCACTCTGGTTTCTAAAACCGATTACATCATTCCGTTGTCCCAAAGTCCTTTGCTCGATAGTTTTTTTGCTTCGATCTTGCCGTATTTCGACCTCAATTACAAATTACCACAAGAACTTTCGGAATTGAAAATTCAGGAATCAATTACCGTTTTGCGCTCCATAAACAAAGACATCGACAACATTTTATCTGACTTTTCAGAACCTCATAAAATCAACCTTGTCGAATTTATGGAACGTAATTATATGTTCAATATGCCAATAGAAAAATTTGGTTACCTGACCGGGCGAAGTTTGACCACTTTTAAACGTGACTTCAAAAAGGCTTTCAATACAACACCACAAAAATGGATTACTCAAAAGCGACTGGAACTAGCCCGCTTTCAAATAACTGAAAAAAAGAGAAAACCTATTGATATCTATTACGAAGTGGGTTTTGAAAACTTATCCCATTTCTCATTTGCCTTCAAAAAACAATTTGGTAAAAGCCCTACGGAGTTTTTAAATAACAATCTGCGATAA
- a CDS encoding SDR family NAD(P)-dependent oxidoreductase gives MGQKNYNGALQKPIGSGFNATSTTKDVIKGIDLTGKIVIVTGGDGGLGLEITKTLTSAGATVIVPARDTEKAKQNLEGIANVETAALNLTDPASIDAFADNFLASGRPLHILINNAGVMWTPLQRDGRGYEGQFSTNHLGHFHLTAKLWDALKKANGARVITVSSSGHHYSPVLFDDVNYNTREYDKFEAYGQSKTANVLFTVELDRKAQQFGVRAYALHPGLILETNLGRHLAFDDFVTLGILNPDGTPNPEAEAAMKKIQKTKEQGAATTVWAAMSPQLENIGGVYLEDVEIAQYDEANYESIAAAYRNPGGFGGVAPFALQAEAAQKLWTLTEELTQIKFDI, from the coding sequence ATGGGACAAAAAAATTACAACGGAGCCTTGCAAAAACCGATAGGTTCTGGCTTCAACGCAACATCAACAACAAAAGATGTTATCAAGGGAATTGACCTTACAGGAAAAATCGTCATTGTAACAGGCGGTGATGGCGGGCTTGGTTTAGAAATTACCAAAACATTGACTTCGGCAGGGGCAACGGTTATCGTTCCGGCAAGAGATACTGAAAAAGCAAAGCAAAATCTGGAAGGGATTGCCAATGTAGAAACAGCAGCATTGAACCTGACAGATCCTGCTTCCATTGATGCATTTGCCGATAATTTTTTGGCTTCGGGCAGACCGCTACATATTCTTATCAACAACGCCGGGGTGATGTGGACGCCTTTACAACGTGATGGGCGTGGTTATGAAGGACAATTTTCTACCAATCATTTAGGGCATTTTCATCTGACGGCCAAACTATGGGACGCATTGAAAAAAGCAAATGGCGCAAGGGTAATTACTGTTTCCTCTTCAGGACACCATTATTCGCCGGTACTTTTTGACGATGTAAACTACAACACTAGGGAGTACGACAAATTTGAAGCTTATGGACAATCCAAAACTGCAAATGTTCTCTTTACGGTAGAATTGGATAGAAAGGCACAGCAATTTGGCGTTCGGGCTTATGCTTTACATCCTGGTTTGATTTTGGAAACCAATCTGGGCAGACATTTAGCGTTTGATGATTTTGTTACCTTGGGTATTCTAAATCCTGACGGCACGCCAAACCCTGAAGCTGAAGCAGCAATGAAAAAAATACAGAAAACCAAGGAACAGGGAGCTGCCACAACTGTTTGGGCAGCAATGAGTCCACAGCTTGAAAACATTGGAGGAGTGTATTTGGAAGATGTTGAAATTGCCCAATATGATGAGGCCAATTATGAGAGTATCGCTGCTGCTTATAGAAACCCGGGCGGATTTGGAGGAGTAGCACCCTTTGCGCTTCAAGCGGAAGCTGCCCAAAAACTTTGGACACTGACTGAAGAATTAACGCAGATAAAATTTGACATTTAA
- a CDS encoding NADP-dependent oxidoreductase, whose translation MKAFTITKYSKKEKLQLTQVAEPIAKANEVLVQIHAAGVNLLDSMIKRGEFKLFLPYKIPLINGHDMAGTVVKVGSNIKKFKVGDEVYSRVGDYRIGTFAEYIAVNEADLALKPKNITMDEAASIPLVGLTTWQALVETANLKKGQKVFIQAGSGGVGTFAIQLAKHLGAFVATTTSTANINLVKSLGADLVIDYKNEDFETRLKDYDLVIHSNRDPKILEKSLRILKSGGQLISLVGPPTPEFAAEIGLPWYLKLVTKLLSSSAKKKAKELNTTFKFLFMRAEGSQLQQITQLIESGVIKPIIDKVFPFEQTNDAMAYVETGRVKGKVVIKIK comes from the coding sequence ATGAAAGCATTTACAATAACAAAATACAGCAAAAAAGAAAAACTGCAACTTACTCAAGTAGCCGAACCAATTGCGAAAGCAAATGAAGTTTTGGTCCAAATTCACGCAGCGGGTGTCAATCTCTTGGATTCAATGATTAAACGAGGAGAGTTCAAACTCTTTTTGCCATATAAAATACCGCTTATCAATGGGCACGATATGGCAGGAACCGTAGTTAAAGTTGGTTCTAATATAAAGAAATTCAAAGTTGGGGATGAAGTTTATTCAAGAGTTGGAGATTACAGAATAGGCACTTTTGCGGAATATATTGCCGTAAATGAAGCTGACTTAGCATTAAAACCCAAAAATATTACAATGGATGAAGCTGCTTCAATTCCTTTGGTGGGATTAACCACTTGGCAGGCTCTTGTTGAAACTGCAAATCTAAAAAAAGGACAAAAAGTTTTCATTCAAGCCGGCTCCGGAGGCGTGGGTACTTTTGCCATTCAGTTGGCCAAACATTTGGGGGCATTTGTAGCAACAACCACTAGTACAGCCAACATAAATTTGGTAAAAAGCCTCGGTGCAGATTTGGTTATTGACTACAAAAATGAAGATTTTGAAACGAGACTTAAAGATTATGATTTGGTTATTCATAGCAATCGCGACCCAAAGATTCTAGAAAAATCACTGCGCATTCTAAAATCAGGTGGACAATTAATTTCCCTAGTTGGGCCTCCTACACCCGAATTTGCAGCTGAAATTGGCTTGCCTTGGTATTTAAAATTAGTGACAAAACTGCTAAGTTCGAGCGCAAAGAAAAAAGCAAAAGAATTAAACACCACGTTTAAATTCTTGTTTATGAGAGCCGAAGGAAGCCAATTACAACAAATTACCCAATTAATAGAATCAGGTGTTATAAAACCTATTATCGATAAAGTTTTTCCATTTGAGCAAACCAATGATGCTATGGCATATGTAGAAACGGGACGAGTAAAAGGTAAAGTTGTCATTAAAATCAAATAA